GCACGGAGGACCGCCCGACCGCGCCCGGCCTGCTCGGCGACATCGTGCTCTGCCCGCAGGTCGCCGAGGCGCAGGCGCAGGCCGCCGGTCACACGCTGATGGACGAGCTGATCCTCCTCACCACCCACGGACTGCTGCACCTGCTCGGGTTCGATCACGCCGAGCCCGACGAGGAGCGCGAGATGTTCGGGCTGCAGAAGGAGCTCATCCAGGGCTTCGCCGCGGCTGAACGTCGACGATGACCGCGGCTTTCCTGCTCGCGGGCGCCGTCCTGCTCGTCGCCTTCGGCGGACTCATGGCCGCGATCGACGCGGCCTTCGGTGTCACGTCGCGCTCCGACATCGCGGAGATGGGCACGGAGGGACGCAACGCCGCGCAGCTGACCCGCATCGCCGCCGACACCGACGCCCACGTCAACGCGGTCGCGTTCATCCGAGTGCTGACCGAGACTGCGGCTGCTGTGCTCGTCACGGTCGCCTTCAGCATCCTGTTCGACAACATCTGGTGGGCGATGCTCGCCGCCGCCCTGCTCATGACCGGAATCAGCTTCGTGCTCGTCGGAGCGAGCCCTCGGTCGTTCGGACGCCACCACGCCGAGGGGATGCTCCGGGTCAACGCGCCGGTCGTCCGTGGCCTGCGCATCATCCTCGGCCCCCTCGCGCAGGGACTCGTGGTGCTCGGGAATCGTGTCACCCCTGGACGGGGGCGCAGCTCGTTCACCTCAGAGGAGCAGCTGCTGAGCATGGTCGACGAGGCCGCGTCGAACGACCTCATCGAGGCCGACGACCGCGATCTCATCCACTCGGTCTTCGACTTCACGGATCAGTTCGTGCGTGCCGTGATGGTGCCCCGCACCGAGATGGTCACGGTCGACGCCACAGCTACGACCAGCGAGGCGATGGCGCTGTTCCTCCAGCGCGGCGTCTCGCGCATGCCGGTCGTGGACGACGACGCCGACGATGTCGTCGGCGTCCTGTATCTCAAGGATCTGGTGCTCTTCGCGTTCCGTGACGAGAACGCCTGGCGGGCCGCATCCATCCGCCCCATCTCCCGACCCGCCACGTTCGTTCCTGAGTCGATGCGCGCCGAGACGCTGCTGCAGCAGATGAAGCGCGACGCCGTGCACGTGTGCCTGGTGATCGACGAGCACGGCGGCATCTCGGGTCTCGTGACCCTCGAGGACCTCATCGAGGAGCTCGTCGGGGAGATCTCCGACGAGTACGATCAGGTGTCGGCGGAAGTCGTCGAACTCGGCGACGGACGGTACCGGGTCAGCTCCCGCCTCTCGCTGGAGGACGTCGGGGACCTGTTCGGCCTCGAGCTCGAGGATGAGGACGTCGACTCGATCGGCGGCCTGCTCGGCAAGGCGCTGGGGCAGGTTCCGCAACCAGGGTCCACCGCGACGGTGGAGGGGCTCACGCTCACCGGCGGAGCTTCCAGAGGACGCGGACGCGGAATCGCGACCGTGTTCGTGGAACGGTCGGCACACGACGCGGGAGACTCCGCAGATGAGAGAGATGCACACGATGACTGAGCAGACGCGAAGCGGGTTCGTCACGTTCGTGGGGCGCCCCAACGTCGGCAAGTCCACCCTCACGAACGCCCTGGTCGGCGAGAAGATCGCGATCACGAGTGAGAAGCCGCAGACCACCCGGCGGGCGATCCGCGGGATCGTGAACCGTCCGGAGGGGCAGCTCGTGATCGTCGACACCCCGGGCATCCACAAGCCGCGCACGCTGCTCGGCGAGCGGCTGAACGATCTGGTCGAGCAGGTGCTCGGAGACGTCGACGTGATCGGCTTCTGCGTGCCGGCGACCGAGAAGGTCGGTCCCGGCGACCGTCGGATCGCCGCCTCGCTCGACGGGTACCGACGCGCGAAGAAGATCGCGATCGTGACGAAGACGGATGCCGCCGGACGTGACGACATCACCGAGCGGCTGATGGAGGTCGACGCGCTCCGGGAGGACTGGGCCGCCGTGATCCCGCTGTCGGCCCTGACCCGCGATCAGCTCGACGTGCTCGCGGACGAGGTGCTCTCCCTGATGCCCGAGGGCCCTGCGCTCTACGGTGAGGGCGTCACGACCGACGAGTCCGAGGAGGACCGCATCGCCGAGATGATCCGCGAGGCGGCGCTCGACGGCGTCCGTGACGAGCTCCCGCACTCGATCGCCGTCGTGATCGATGACATCGCACCGCGTGAAGGCAGCGACCTCACCGATGTCCACGCGTCGATCGTCGTCGAGCGCGACAGTCAGAAGGCCATCATCATCGGGCACAAGGGCAAGCGACTCGCCGATGTGGGACGCCGTGCGCGGGTGGGCATCGAGGCGCTGCTCGGCACGAGGGTCTTCCTCGGCCTGCACGTCAAGGTCGCGAAGGAATGGCAGCGCGACCCGAAGCAGCTCGGTCGCCTCGGGTTCTGAGATGGTTCACCGAGACGCGATGCGGATCGGGTCCTTCAGCGGTCGGCAGGGATGAGCGCCCGCGGACGCGACCGCGAGACCCAGAGGGACGAGGCATTCACTGCGCTCTTCGACGAGAACTGGGCAGCGGTCAGGCATCATGTCGAGGGGGTCGTCGAGGACGACGCCGAGGTGACGGAGATCGTCGCCGAGATCTTCCTGAGGGCGTGGTCACGACTGATCCCGAGCAGGCCGATGACGCGCGTGTGGCTGATCCGCACCGCCGATCGCATCCTCGCCTCCCGATCAGGGCGGACGACGATGCGCTGGCTTGCTCTGGACGCCCTTCACGAGGGCGTTGCGGGGGAGAACTCGGCCAGCGACCTCACGATGCGCGCGCGGGTGGTGCGCGCTCTGGGGGTCCTCAGCAGGACCGAGCGGCGTATCATCATGCTCACGTACTGGGATGGGCTCGCAGTGGGGGAGATCGCGGAGGTGCTGCGCAGCCCGCGCGTTCGGGTGCGGAAGGTGCTGGCGCGCGCGCGGCGCACGCTGCGCGAGGAACTGGGATTGCAGGGAACGGAGGGCGACGATGAGTGAGAACGGACTGCTCGATCGCCTGCTCGCCCAGGCGGATCCGGCGCAGACGCCTCAGGACGCGAAACCGGATGCGGCCGCGTTGCAGGTTCGCGAGCGCATCATCCGGAGCGCGCCCCGACCGCATCCGCGTCGACGGAG
This genomic interval from Microbacterium hydrocarbonoxydans contains the following:
- a CDS encoding hemolysin family protein, coding for MTAAFLLAGAVLLVAFGGLMAAIDAAFGVTSRSDIAEMGTEGRNAAQLTRIAADTDAHVNAVAFIRVLTETAAAVLVTVAFSILFDNIWWAMLAAALLMTGISFVLVGASPRSFGRHHAEGMLRVNAPVVRGLRIILGPLAQGLVVLGNRVTPGRGRSSFTSEEQLLSMVDEAASNDLIEADDRDLIHSVFDFTDQFVRAVMVPRTEMVTVDATATTSEAMALFLQRGVSRMPVVDDDADDVVGVLYLKDLVLFAFRDENAWRAASIRPISRPATFVPESMRAETLLQQMKRDAVHVCLVIDEHGGISGLVTLEDLIEELVGEISDEYDQVSAEVVELGDGRYRVSSRLSLEDVGDLFGLELEDEDVDSIGGLLGKALGQVPQPGSTATVEGLTLTGGASRGRGRGIATVFVERSAHDAGDSADERDAHDD
- the ybeY gene encoding rRNA maturation RNase YbeY, which produces MIEINNESAIDVDEPVLQRLTDFNLAQMHVSPDAEVAIVLVDEAAMEALHVQWMDEPGPTDVLSFPMDELRPGTEDRPTAPGLLGDIVLCPQVAEAQAQAAGHTLMDELILLTTHGLLHLLGFDHAEPDEEREMFGLQKELIQGFAAAERRR
- a CDS encoding RNA polymerase sigma factor, whose translation is MSARGRDRETQRDEAFTALFDENWAAVRHHVEGVVEDDAEVTEIVAEIFLRAWSRLIPSRPMTRVWLIRTADRILASRSGRTTMRWLALDALHEGVAGENSASDLTMRARVVRALGVLSRTERRIIMLTYWDGLAVGEIAEVLRSPRVRVRKVLARARRTLREELGLQGTEGDDE
- the era gene encoding GTPase Era; amino-acid sequence: MTEQTRSGFVTFVGRPNVGKSTLTNALVGEKIAITSEKPQTTRRAIRGIVNRPEGQLVIVDTPGIHKPRTLLGERLNDLVEQVLGDVDVIGFCVPATEKVGPGDRRIAASLDGYRRAKKIAIVTKTDAAGRDDITERLMEVDALREDWAAVIPLSALTRDQLDVLADEVLSLMPEGPALYGEGVTTDESEEDRIAEMIREAALDGVRDELPHSIAVVIDDIAPREGSDLTDVHASIVVERDSQKAIIIGHKGKRLADVGRRARVGIEALLGTRVFLGLHVKVAKEWQRDPKQLGRLGF